A genome region from Clostridium pasteurianum includes the following:
- a CDS encoding S24/S26 family peptidase, translated as MKLFRTKGRSMYTLICEGDILMVDSLSSSTKIIFGDIVIYESHGILCAHRVFAHKKNCLIVAGDNCRKFEHIPYSNLHGIGRVLFKQDQIPVKLDRNIHRDILTIYIIGFILLNGITLKILRNIHNNKNIIYGFTNYVNSINQKIKNKLHRKYLKSCYKKNNQRLKRCNRV; from the coding sequence ATGAAACTATTTAGAACGAAAGGAAGAAGTATGTATACCTTAATATGTGAAGGAGATATCTTGATGGTAGATTCTTTATCTAGCTCAACTAAAATTATTTTTGGAGATATCGTTATATACGAATCACATGGAATCTTATGTGCACACCGAGTGTTTGCACATAAGAAAAATTGTTTAATTGTTGCGGGGGATAATTGTCGTAAGTTTGAACATATACCATACAGTAATTTGCATGGAATTGGAAGGGTATTATTCAAACAAGATCAAATTCCAGTGAAGCTTGACAGAAATATACATAGAGATATTCTTACAATATATATAATCGGATTCATTTTATTAAATGGTATAACTTTGAAAATTTTACGTAATATTCACAATAATAAAAATATAATTTATGGTTTCACAAATTATGTAAATAGTATTAATCAAAAAATAAAAAATAAACTACATCGTAAGTATCTTAAATCTTGTTATAAAAAGAATAATCAAAGATTAAAGAGGTGTAACCGTGTTTGA
- a CDS encoding radical SAM protein gives MTENNERIGRTEFKTHILKEAEKQKILRQVSIEILDYCNYNCDYCYVHGANNSTINLHQFKNIINELADAGTLWVTISGGEPLLHPDFISMYSYAVKKIPYVTIFTNASLISSEIINLFKEKPPYEIEISLYGVDDNSYDSFVKKSGKFQLFQSGLDKLEKNGISYSLKTTITRQNVNFLPLFIQYANERGVKYRYDSLVLPKIFESSSKINSEYRLSPKDAVDALLSRKGMLEKATDIYNGRNSNDNRLYRCNAGINSVAIDSKLKMSYCVALREPYYSLSEDGKGIEAGHQWLMQMRNQNLDRSDKCFNCDKKALCRYCPGRFYLETGSEHIPSEWNCLYGQYLYKKIMMSKENKRGNI, from the coding sequence TTGACAGAAAACAATGAAAGGATTGGAAGGACTGAATTTAAAACTCATATACTAAAAGAGGCTGAGAAACAGAAAATATTACGTCAAGTCTCTATTGAAATACTTGATTATTGTAATTATAATTGTGATTACTGCTATGTACATGGAGCAAATAATTCCACAATAAATCTTCATCAATTTAAAAACATTATAAATGAACTTGCTGATGCTGGAACTTTGTGGGTAACGATATCTGGAGGAGAGCCACTATTGCATCCTGATTTTATATCAATGTATTCATATGCAGTGAAAAAAATACCTTATGTTACTATTTTCACTAATGCTTCATTAATTTCAAGCGAAATCATTAATTTGTTTAAAGAAAAGCCTCCATACGAAATTGAAATAAGCTTGTATGGAGTTGATGATAACAGCTACGACTCTTTTGTAAAAAAATCTGGAAAATTTCAATTATTTCAGTCAGGTTTGGATAAGTTAGAAAAAAACGGAATCAGTTATTCGCTAAAAACGACAATAACACGACAGAATGTTAACTTTCTTCCCTTGTTTATTCAATACGCGAATGAAAGAGGAGTTAAATATAGATATGATTCACTTGTTCTACCTAAAATATTTGAATCTTCTTCTAAAATCAATAGCGAATATCGATTATCACCTAAAGATGCTGTTGATGCGTTACTTTCGCGTAAAGGTATGCTAGAAAAAGCTACCGATATTTATAATGGTCGAAATAGCAATGACAATAGACTATATCGATGCAATGCTGGAATTAATTCAGTTGCTATTGACTCAAAATTAAAAATGAGTTATTGTGTTGCATTAAGAGAACCATATTATTCTTTGAGTGAAGACGGAAAAGGTATTGAGGCTGGTCATCAATGGCTTATGCAAATGAGAAATCAAAATCTGGATAGATCGGATAAGTGCTTTAACTGTGATAAAAAAGCACTATGTAGATATTGCCCCGGTAGATTTTATTTGGAGACTGGCAGTGAGCACATTCCGTCTGAGTGGAATTGCTTATATGGCCAATATCTTTATAAAAAAATAATGATGAGTAAAGAAAACAAGAGAGGTAACATATGA